Part of the Periophthalmus magnuspinnatus isolate fPerMag1 chromosome 23, fPerMag1.2.pri, whole genome shotgun sequence genome, accccaaacttgtgtatatactactgagggttcaataatggttttcattttaatttggagaggccagaacaaaggcaatttcaccaaaataacCCGGAATGGTAAGGGGTTAACAGATCGAAAGTAAATAATAAGGTATGTTACACAATTGATGACAGATATGGAATCCCTTAAAATCCATTTAAACAACACTACATCCTAAAAGCAAATACAGGCCTGTGAGTGTATCAATGCATTGTACTGTTCTTTGTAAAGGGCAAAACTGTGTAATGAAAGTGCATGTTGTCACAATGGCTTTTCTATAGGATGACAGCACCTAGACAATAGATGTTCATGTCACATTTTGTGTTATGTTCATATCCATATGAAAAACACATGTTTGTATTGGCCTGTCCCTGATATCACTGTCATACAGGTCAGAGATAAAGGCCTGCTCACTGCAATGTTTATATGATCTTCTAACCTTTACGCATGGAATGcatctttttcacttttgtattttgaatacaACCAATTTTACAATGGTCACTAAAATGAAGtggaaaaacaccatttgcctCATAATTATGGGGTTTGTCAAGATTACATTAATGAGTGTGTCTTTATTTAAAGTTGTAGGGTCAGGTGTAGTCAAAATAGAAATTAATTGTGTTAGGCCATTGCATAGGTCAGAGTTTCAGAATCTTTCTCCATGcaattaatatttatatcacccaTTATTAGGGCCTCATAATTTTCCACTTTAGAAAGCATCTTGAACAGATCATGAAGGGCATTTAGGGGCTGAAGGGCGTGCATGACCACAAGCTCATGCTGCAGGTGTGGATGGTGAGGCGCAGTGAGCGCGAGTGAGCATGTCATCCAAACTGGGAGATGGAATTGGACCAGACATTACGCATTGTTTTCCGGACTTTAGGACTGTGTCTATAAGCAATTTGAAGTCATTTTCCAACACCTCAGAGCGTTGTAGTTAAATGTCATTGGAGCCAATGTGCCGACTGGCTAACATCTAGATTAACATGAAATGTGTGGTACATTTTTTCTTCTCATCAGAAGAAAAAACTACAATGGGTCACTTCTTATCACACTGTTGGGAAGTATAACTGtataacagatcaatattaggcagtccaccagcaatctgaccagaactgaagaagaagcttGGATAAGCAGGAAAGCGGCTTTActcttttttgtccagttgacagatttagatTCTGCTTTTACTTCGGATTAGATCTGGACATCTGAGGGATTTATGAAacctttttttcctttcaaatCCATCAGTCCATGTGATTTATAGAGGGGTAATGAGACGTAGAGTAGtaataactgtaataataacaatgagtATCGGTAAATCATtcacaaaaagaagaaatacatttgCAAAGAAAGGAAAAGtgagaaaggaaagaaagacggatgattaaaaaataaaaaggaaggAAATAACTGAAATATGCTTTGTCATTTTCCTCTTTTACAGTTTGCATATTCTTGCTTATGAAGGTAACCAAACTGAATGATGAATGAGTGAAGACTCTGCGATCAAGTGTTTTAGTCGAATCCCACAACATCCAGGATAACAGGTAAACAACAGACAGGCCTCTCTTGTGTGTTTGGTTTTTCAGTGACTTCTTATAAACTGCCTCCTTTCTGCATCTATAATCCAGTGGAGGGAAAAGGCTGCAGAGGCAAAATGAGTCTTACTGTTTGCTGCTTGATGACACTGGCTGTCGTCTGTGTCACACATAGCCTGGTGATAACTGATCAACTCCACAAGTCTAAAaggtttgcattttgtttttatttttttatttgtttgtaattaATTTTCCTAATgcaatacatgtttaaaattatTGTACTAATTCCCAGATCTGATCAAAATGTACCTGGAAGCTGTGAGCCAGTATCCCAACAGCCTCAGTTCAGGGGGAACTCCAACAATTTCACAGTAGATCTTCGAATGCCAGGCGTTGTTCCCCCTCATGTAAGTAATTGCAGCATTCATTTACAGTTGCATCCTGTAGATGTTGGGTTTGAATTCACAATATAATATTCCTTATGTGCTACATGTTTTTTAGCCGGACACATACTTCTGCATGGCCTTTCCTGTACCAACAAACGAAGAGGTCTATATTTGTCAGTATCTGGGtttatttccattttctttCATATTTATTGTTTGAGGAGATGTTAATATTTGCTGTATTGACTCTGTTCTCAGTGGACTTTACTCCTTATGCCAGTATGGACACAGTTCATCACATGGTACTGTTTGGCTGCCAGACTCCTGTCTCTACAAGTGGCTACTGGTAAGCCTCAACACCTACAGTACCTCTCCATGTCCTTGAACTGTATGCAGTGAACAATAGCTTTAAATGGCAATAGTAAATATTTTTAGAGTTAATCATTTAAGCAACGCTCATtagtttttccacattttcatTACTTGCTGTAACATAtaaaacaacccaaaacataTCAGCTTTTACTAAGACAACCAACCATACAATCTGAGGAAATAGTCTTTTGCAACCAGCTTTAGTAACATTCAGTTCAATGTGGTTCAGTTCAATGTGGTTGCAACTATTGTAGTGTAATAACTATAATATATAACTATaatatataactatataacttttttttcttaatttgaaTTTACTTATCTGTCGAGCTCTGTGGCTCTAGGGATTGTGGCAGTTCACAAGATATCTGTGAAGATAAGTACTCTGTTATATATGCCTGGGGTCTGAACGCACCACCAACCAAACTGCCAAAAGGTCATActaatcattatttattttttaatctaatcATTGCAatctaatatataaaaaataaaaaacaaatgtttacATACATCATTTGCTCTTTTTTTGTAGATGTTGGGTTTAAAGTTGGAGCGCAGTCAAACGTTTCCTACTTTGTGCTACAAGCGCATTACCCTGACGTAACTGCTTTTAAAGGTAACTATACGCTTTTATCTCTCTTTTCATTTCTTTAGAAAGTAGggtcattttaacacattttaaggaACACGTGTTTCATATGTCTAGAACAAAGAAATGTAATTTCTGCTTTGTCCCACAGACCATCATAAGGATTGCTCGGGAGTCTCAATGACTCTGACAACTAAACCGTAAGATTATTAGATTGTTGGTAAAGATTTTGTTAAACTATGtaatatttctcttttttactAGGCAGCCATTTATTGCTGGTATATATCTTCTGAGGACAGTAGATGCAGTCATTCCCCCTGGAAACATTGGTAATGGTTGATGTATTTCTATAATGACATTTTCATTGGTCATTTGCATACTGTGGCTGTGCATTGaatgtttcatttaaaaacctGCATCAAATACTGCTAATTACATGGTTTTAGTATGGTTAGGCACTGAaattttacaattacaaaagCCTTTACAATTACATGTCTTACTGGAGCACttgtgttaaataaatgaaGCAGCTGTAATTATGCGTTTCGATAGCAACTAATGTATTAGTTTTAGCTATTATCATTATCATGATATCGTGAAAATGCTTGAGACATGGAAGATTGtagctttaactttaactttgtttatatgtttagcTTCCACATTTGCATTGACAAAAAACTTTGTTCACTTTGCTTTGCCAGTTACAAATATGGATTCTGCCTGTGATTACACTTCATACCCCATGTACCCATTTGCCTTTAGGATCCACACCCACAGCCTCGGTAAGTTGTAGGTACAGATTTGCACACATAAACCCTCAGCAGTGCACATAACTGTTTGTGCTTTAGGTAAAGTGGTGAGTGGCTACAGGGTCAGAGATGGGAAGTGGACCTTGATTGGGAGACAGTCCCCTCAGCTTCCACAGGTATGATGTAGTCATATTATGTTTTTCCTTGTATTCTTtgttaaactataacatacataCTGGACTCGACATTAACGGTTGTCCACTGGTCCGGGGCAATTAAAGGTTTGGTCCGGGCAAGTGCTCCCCTCTGCCTAGTTGCCCGAATGGGCaagtaaaatacagaaacataaGTGTATCCCCCATTTATAATAACTAATTATTTGGTTTGGCAAACTGAGCGATTGATTGTCCACCCATAAAGCTATTTTATGCTTATGTCCAATGTTGTtcactgcaataataataagtgtactacaacaaaaatatatgaaatgcaATGTGTTATGTGGAAGTGAAAGTCTGTTTCTAAAACTGGGTGAGTGTCAGGGGAAGGGGCCTGAGAGAGGTTAAACTCAATACAGTAACCTGTACATACTCACATAAAGCTCACATTTCCTTTACtagatagaaaataaataacaagatATATTACACAGTTGACGACAGATATGGAAACCCTTAAAATCCATTTAAATACTACATCCCAAAAGCAAATACAGGCCTATGAGTGTATCAATGCATTGTACTGTTCTTTGTAAAGGGCAAAACTGTGTGTAATGAAAGTGCATGTTGTCACAATGGCTTTTCTATAGGATGACAGCACCTAGACAATAGATGTTCATGTCACATTTTGTGTTATGTTcgtatttatatgaaaaaaagttaatttgacCTTAATTTAAATGAAgtattcttttgttttaacaGACAAGTAGATCTGGGTGTCCGGGCAAGTAAAAAATGGCATCCACTAGTATTTGGTTTATTAACCCTTAATGTTGCTGTTTACAGGCTTTTTATCCAGTTAATAAGGATGTGGAAGTTAAATATGGTGACACACTTGCAGtcagatgtgtttttactgGTGAAGGGAGAACCTCTAACACCTATATTGGGTAAATGCtttcttttaatgttttctttgtattttaagtGTTATGGTTATGATTGCTAATGCTCTTGTGTCTGTTCCTGGTGCAGTAATGGTGTTGATGATGAGATGTGCAATTTTTACATAATGTACTACATGGACAGGAAACACGCAATCCCCTTCTTCCACTGCATGAAAACAGGCTCAAAAGAGTTGTTCCAGGAAATCCCAGCTGAGGCCAATGTCGCTATTAATGTGCCACCAAACCTAATGCATTCTATGACACACAAGGGAGATTCGGGTAGGTACTTCTCATATTATTGg contains:
- the LOC117391323 gene encoding peptidyl-glycine alpha-amidating monooxygenase-like isoform X2, whose product is MSLTVCCLMTLAVVCVTHSLVITDQLHKSKRSDQNVPGSCEPVSQQPQFRGNSNNFTVDLRMPGVVPPHPDTYFCMAFPVPTNEEVYILDFTPYASMDTVHHMVLFGCQTPVSTSGYWDCGSSQDICEDKYSVIYAWGLNAPPTKLPKDVGFKVGAQSNVSYFVLQAHYPDVTAFKDHHKDCSGVSMTLTTKPQPFIAGIYLLRTVDAVIPPGNIVTNMDSACDYTSYPMYPFAFRIHTHSLGKVVSGYRVRDGKWTLIGRQSPQLPQAFYPVNKDVEVKYGDTLAVRCVFTGEGRTSNTYIG